A region of Streptomyces halobius DNA encodes the following proteins:
- a CDS encoding DUF309 domain-containing protein — translation MPTSAPPSTQPSAPGRRRAPRRDRDEQGRARSARPRDGLGRPLPYGSPGVARQPEGVPRRPSESLAEAQRLLDAGMPFHAHEVLEDAWKAAPEQERELWRGLAQLAVGLTHAARGNPTGAAALLKRGTAAIAPYADAAPYGIRVTGLAEWARELTERMGEHPGEPVSAAAMAPRLCSVGGEAGSGPVAEG, via the coding sequence TTGCCCACGTCGGCTCCCCCGTCCACACAGCCGTCCGCACCGGGCCGTCGCCGCGCTCCGCGCCGGGACCGTGACGAGCAGGGCCGGGCCCGCAGCGCCCGGCCGCGCGACGGGCTCGGGCGCCCGCTGCCGTACGGCTCCCCGGGCGTGGCCCGGCAGCCGGAGGGCGTTCCCCGTAGGCCGTCGGAGTCGCTCGCCGAGGCGCAGCGGCTGCTCGACGCCGGGATGCCGTTCCATGCGCACGAGGTGCTGGAGGACGCCTGGAAGGCCGCGCCGGAGCAGGAGCGCGAGTTGTGGCGCGGGCTCGCCCAGCTCGCCGTGGGCCTCACTCATGCCGCGCGCGGCAATCCCACCGGTGCCGCGGCGCTGCTGAAGCGGGGCACGGCCGCCATCGCGCCGTACGCGGACGCCGCCCCGTACGGGATCCGCGTCACCGGACTGGCGGAGTGGGCCCGGGAGCTGACGGAGCGTATGGGCGAGCATCCGGGCGAACCGGTCTCCGCGGCCGCCATGGCGCCCCGGTTGTGCTCCGTCGGCGGGGAGGCCGGCTCCGGCCCTGTCGCCGAGGGGTGA
- a CDS encoding amidohydrolase family protein: MTANAPGPGPDDGLPPLVDHHCHGVLRREPDPGTFAAYLTESDRPPAAGTTFFDTQAGFAVRRWCPPPLGLPAHCPPDEYLRRRRELGPDETRRRLLGATGIGTYLLDTGLPGDLTGPAETAEAGGATGYEIVRLETLAERVAAGSRDAEEFTDTLDHAVRDAAHTAIAFKSVAAYRHGLALDPRPPASDAVHTAARDWLAAGPPRLTDPVLLRHLIWLAVATGRPLQLHTGFGDPDLRLDHADPALLTGLVRATADTGTDLVLLHCYPYHRQAAYLAAVHPHVYADFGLALTHTGPRAAAVLAEFLELTPFGKLLFSTDAYGLPELYTVGSALFRTALTAVLGEWTADGDWSAEDAQRVGAMIAADNARRVYGLPGC; the protein is encoded by the coding sequence ATGACCGCGAACGCCCCCGGGCCCGGCCCCGACGACGGCCTCCCGCCCCTGGTGGACCACCACTGCCACGGCGTGCTCCGCCGTGAGCCGGACCCCGGGACGTTCGCCGCGTACCTCACCGAATCCGACCGCCCGCCCGCGGCCGGCACCACCTTCTTCGACACCCAGGCCGGTTTCGCGGTACGCCGCTGGTGCCCGCCGCCGCTCGGCCTGCCCGCCCACTGCCCGCCGGACGAGTACCTGCGACGCCGCCGCGAACTCGGCCCGGACGAGACCCGACGCCGCCTGCTGGGCGCCACCGGCATCGGCACCTACCTCCTCGACACCGGTCTCCCCGGCGACCTCACCGGGCCCGCCGAGACCGCCGAAGCGGGCGGCGCCACCGGATACGAGATCGTCCGCCTGGAGACACTGGCCGAACGCGTCGCGGCCGGCTCCCGCGACGCCGAGGAATTCACCGACACCCTCGACCACGCCGTACGGGACGCGGCACACACCGCCATCGCCTTCAAATCCGTCGCCGCCTACCGCCACGGACTCGCCCTCGACCCCCGGCCGCCCGCCTCCGACGCCGTCCACACCGCCGCCCGCGACTGGCTGGCCGCCGGCCCGCCCCGCCTCACCGACCCCGTCCTGCTGCGCCACCTGATCTGGCTGGCCGTCGCCACCGGCCGCCCCCTCCAGTTGCACACCGGTTTCGGCGACCCCGACCTGCGCCTCGACCACGCCGACCCGGCACTGCTCACCGGCCTCGTCCGGGCCACCGCCGACACCGGCACCGACCTCGTGCTGCTGCACTGCTACCCGTACCACCGCCAGGCCGCCTACCTCGCAGCCGTCCACCCCCACGTCTACGCCGACTTCGGCCTGGCGCTCACCCACACCGGCCCGCGCGCCGCAGCCGTACTCGCCGAATTCCTGGAACTCACCCCCTTCGGCAAGCTCCTCTTCTCCACCGACGCCTACGGCCTCCCGGAGCTGTACACCGTCGGCAGCGCCCTCTTCCGCACCGCGCTGACCGCCGTGCTCGGCGAATGGACCGCCGACGGGGACTGGTCGGCAGAGGACGCCCAGCGGGTCGGCGCCATGATCGCGGCGGACAACGCACGCCGGGTGTACGGGCTCCCGGGCTGCTGA
- a CDS encoding MFS transporter — translation MAPATTSGTPAPGKGEIPPRSRIFADLTPLRSSPDYRRLWCGNTISWMGQQMTALAVSLQVYAITGSTFSVGVVGLCSLVPLVVFGLYGGAIADTVDRRKLGLFSAMGATVMSLVLATAALAGHHRVWLLYSVVALQAVCFAMNSPARTSMIPRLLPAEQLPAANALNSLTSNLGLMGGPMLGGVIVGLWGYQAAYLIDVAAFSASLYAMWRLPAMRPEQDDGPRRRASVLDGLRFLATRPNLRMTFFSDLAAMVLAHPRALFPAIAVLWFAGDAKTVGLLVAAPAVGAVLGGLFSGWLGGIRRHGLAILLAVASWGAAVACFGLSRHLWLGLFFLAVAGCADTVSMVFRSTMLQAAAPDKMRGRLQGVFIVVVAGGPRLGDFLAGSAADLTSPATAVVGGGVACILVVTGLGAGRRAFARYDARDPRP, via the coding sequence GTGGCCCCTGCAACGACCTCCGGCACACCAGCCCCCGGAAAAGGCGAAATACCCCCGCGCTCCCGGATATTCGCCGATCTGACCCCGCTGCGCAGCTCCCCGGACTACCGCCGCCTGTGGTGCGGCAACACCATCTCCTGGATGGGCCAGCAGATGACCGCCCTCGCGGTCTCGCTCCAGGTCTACGCGATCACCGGCTCCACCTTCTCCGTCGGCGTGGTGGGCCTGTGCTCCCTCGTCCCGCTGGTCGTCTTCGGGCTGTACGGCGGCGCCATCGCCGACACCGTCGACCGCCGCAAACTGGGCCTGTTCAGCGCCATGGGCGCGACCGTGATGTCCCTCGTGCTGGCCACCGCAGCGCTGGCCGGCCACCACCGCGTCTGGCTGCTCTACAGCGTCGTCGCCCTGCAGGCCGTCTGCTTCGCGATGAACTCCCCGGCCCGCACGTCGATGATCCCCCGGCTGCTGCCGGCCGAGCAGCTGCCCGCCGCCAACGCCCTCAACTCCCTCACCAGCAACCTCGGTCTGATGGGCGGCCCCATGCTGGGCGGCGTCATCGTCGGCCTCTGGGGCTACCAGGCCGCGTATCTCATCGACGTGGCGGCCTTCAGCGCCTCCCTCTACGCCATGTGGCGACTGCCCGCCATGCGCCCCGAACAGGACGACGGACCACGGCGCCGGGCCTCCGTCCTCGACGGCCTGCGCTTCCTCGCCACCCGCCCCAACCTCCGTATGACGTTCTTCTCCGACCTGGCGGCGATGGTGCTCGCCCACCCCCGCGCGCTGTTCCCCGCGATCGCCGTGCTCTGGTTCGCCGGGGACGCCAAGACCGTCGGGCTGCTGGTCGCCGCGCCCGCCGTGGGCGCGGTCCTGGGCGGGCTGTTCTCCGGCTGGCTCGGCGGGATCCGCCGACACGGCCTGGCCATCCTGCTCGCGGTGGCCTCCTGGGGCGCGGCCGTCGCCTGCTTCGGGCTCTCCCGGCACCTGTGGCTGGGCCTGTTCTTCCTCGCCGTCGCCGGCTGTGCCGACACCGTCTCGATGGTCTTCCGCAGCACCATGCTCCAGGCCGCGGCGCCCGACAAGATGCGTGGCCGTCTCCAGGGTGTCTTCATCGTGGTGGTCGCGGGCGGCCCACGCCTCGGCGACTTCCTCGCCGGATCCGCGGCCGACCTGACGTCCCCGGCCACCGCGGTGGTGGGCGGCGGCGTGGCCTGCATCCTGGTGGTGACGGGCCTCGGGGCCGGGCGGCGGGCGTTCGCCCGGTATGACGCGCGGGATCCGCGGCCTTAG
- a CDS encoding MAB_1171c family putative transporter, translating to MFDVIYLCFAAVAWVLVGYKAVAWFRDRGNTDLGLACVMTGGVATVFLFSAPGLYRGFDRLVGVANLAMVFLYSSVVVFAAGALVLLLRWTAGEGDTARARARSKARATVAGVAALWAVAIAGFAVGRPDAVEHPRDFSTAYTDSPGVMLFLVLYLAIFGSSLAGLGTLCPRYAAQLGRSWLGHGLRVLAVGCWLGLVYCACKVIGFVLSWAGHEALWLSNGVAPMSASVAAILVLTGFALPAAGPRVAAWRRLRRLSPLWRTVTEQTPEVTMERPSWSVRWPLADLEWRANRQMAEIRDVQRGIRRHVESDAVDIARERARAVSLDDRQLAAVAEAVALRRGLENHAVGHAPAHAADSVVVAGSAQPDELAEEYEHLALVADVYHSPLVETVLTELRQRSSVSRS from the coding sequence GTGTTTGACGTCATCTACCTGTGCTTCGCGGCCGTCGCCTGGGTGCTCGTCGGCTACAAGGCCGTCGCCTGGTTCCGTGACCGCGGCAACACCGACCTGGGACTCGCCTGTGTGATGACCGGCGGTGTGGCGACGGTCTTCCTCTTCTCCGCGCCCGGCCTCTACCGCGGGTTCGACCGGCTGGTCGGCGTGGCCAACCTCGCCATGGTCTTCCTCTACTCCTCCGTCGTGGTGTTCGCCGCGGGCGCACTGGTGTTGCTGCTGCGATGGACGGCCGGTGAGGGGGACACCGCCCGGGCCCGCGCCCGGAGCAAGGCACGCGCCACGGTCGCGGGTGTGGCCGCGCTGTGGGCGGTGGCGATAGCCGGCTTCGCCGTCGGCCGGCCGGACGCCGTCGAGCATCCCCGGGACTTCAGCACCGCCTACACCGACTCCCCCGGAGTCATGCTGTTCCTGGTGCTGTATTTGGCCATCTTCGGATCGAGCCTGGCGGGCCTCGGCACGCTCTGCCCCCGCTACGCCGCACAGCTCGGCCGGTCCTGGCTGGGGCACGGCCTCCGGGTGCTGGCCGTGGGCTGCTGGCTCGGCCTGGTCTACTGCGCGTGCAAGGTGATCGGCTTCGTCCTGTCCTGGGCGGGCCATGAAGCGCTCTGGCTCTCCAACGGAGTGGCCCCGATGAGCGCCTCCGTCGCGGCGATCCTCGTCCTCACCGGATTCGCCCTGCCGGCCGCCGGCCCACGGGTCGCCGCCTGGCGCCGGCTGCGCCGTCTCTCCCCGCTCTGGCGGACCGTCACCGAGCAGACCCCCGAGGTCACGATGGAACGGCCGTCCTGGTCCGTACGGTGGCCGCTCGCCGACCTGGAGTGGCGGGCCAACCGTCAGATGGCCGAGATACGCGACGTCCAGCGTGGCATCCGCCGCCATGTGGAGTCCGACGCCGTCGACATCGCGCGGGAGCGGGCCCGGGCGGTCTCGCTGGACGACCGGCAGCTGGCGGCCGTCGCCGAGGCGGTCGCGCTCCGCCGTGGGCTGGAGAACCACGCGGTGGGCCATGCGCCCGCCCACGCCGCCGACAGCGTGGTGGTCGCAGGCAGTGCTCAGCCGGACGAACTCGCCGAGGAATACGAGCATTTGGCGCTGGTCGCGGATGTCTACCACTCGCCGCTGGTCGAGACGGTGCTCACCGAGCTGAGACAGCGCAGCTCGGTGTCCCGCAGCTGA
- a CDS encoding TolB-like translocation protein, producing MPPPTSRRSSPASLASFASLTPLSLRARVVAVAVAGAVLATVAVVYTVGAARRAEPADARSAFGIDHGRLYFRSTGAGAGRVARLPAPDSRPGTAARTSARPPGPDHRTTGGPSCERFYAAAGTGLCLQRRPGIPPKSYAVVLDRRLREKRRIALTGIPNRARVSASGRMLSWTMFATGDSYATTSFSTRTSILDTRTGYLVKNMEEIPLTLHGRRYHSPDVNYWGVTFAHDDNRFYATVSTKGKSYLVQGDMRKWAARALRENVECPSLSPDNTRLAFKKRGRDGAAPWRLHVLDLRTLREHPLAETRSVDDQAAWLDDHTLAYALPGHDGRASDIWTVPADGSGSPSLRVPDASSPARVP from the coding sequence GTGCCCCCGCCCACGTCCCGGCGGTCCTCCCCCGCCTCCCTCGCCTCCTTCGCTTCCCTCACTCCCCTCTCCCTGCGCGCCCGGGTCGTCGCGGTGGCGGTCGCCGGTGCGGTGCTCGCCACCGTCGCCGTCGTCTACACCGTGGGCGCCGCCCGGCGCGCCGAACCGGCCGACGCCCGCTCGGCTTTCGGGATCGACCACGGCCGCCTGTACTTCCGCAGCACGGGTGCCGGGGCCGGCCGGGTCGCCCGACTGCCCGCCCCGGACTCCCGGCCCGGAACCGCCGCCCGCACCTCGGCCCGCCCTCCGGGGCCGGACCACCGCACCACCGGCGGCCCCTCCTGTGAGCGCTTCTACGCGGCGGCAGGCACCGGCCTGTGCCTGCAACGCCGTCCCGGTATCCCGCCCAAGTCCTACGCCGTCGTCCTGGACCGCCGACTGCGCGAGAAGCGGCGTATCGCGCTCACCGGCATCCCCAACCGGGCCCGGGTCTCGGCCTCCGGCCGGATGCTGTCATGGACGATGTTCGCCACCGGGGACTCGTACGCCACCACGTCGTTCTCCACCCGCACCTCGATCCTGGACACCCGCACCGGCTACCTCGTCAAGAACATGGAGGAAATCCCGCTCACCCTCCACGGACGCCGCTATCACTCCCCCGACGTCAACTACTGGGGCGTCACCTTCGCCCATGACGACAACCGCTTCTACGCCACCGTCTCGACAAAGGGGAAGAGCTACCTCGTCCAGGGCGATATGCGGAAATGGGCCGCACGCGCTCTGCGCGAGAACGTCGAATGCCCCTCCCTCTCCCCCGACAACACCCGCCTCGCCTTCAAAAAGCGGGGCCGCGACGGCGCCGCCCCCTGGCGGCTCCATGTCCTGGATCTGCGCACACTGCGCGAGCACCCACTCGCCGAAACGCGCAGCGTGGACGACCAAGCCGCCTGGCTGGACGACCACACACTCGCCTACGCCCTGCCGGGGCACGACGGCCGGGCCAGCGACATCTGGACCGTCCCGGCGGACGGCAGCGGGTCCCCGTCCCTGCGCGTGCCTGATGCTTCCTCACCTGCGCGCGTCCCTTGA
- a CDS encoding cytochrome P450 family protein: MQNTAETGPDAPIDVTPLLDDPYAAYAALREAGPVHRITGTDGNPAWLVARYDDVRHALADPRLSLDKRHAAPGGFRGFALPPALDANLLNMDPPDHTRVRRLVVKAFTPGRVDALREPVRRLADELLDAMAERGRADLIADYAGPLPITVICDLLGIPQNDRRDFLVWSDALITPDPGRPHLMKEAIGSMLEFYTRLIAAKRAEPGDDLLSDLIAVRDEPGAADRPSGAQPGGDRLTEDELTSLAFLILFAGYENTVHLIGNATLTLIDHPEQLAALRRNPAELRPAVEEFLRYDGPAPLAIRRFPKEDVEIGGVRIPAGDSVLLSIASANRDPGRFSDPDTLDRGRDLSGHLALGHGIHHCLGAPLARMEAETALGALIGRFPGLRLDIPREELRHRRALRSRGLISLPVTW; this comes from the coding sequence ATGCAGAACACCGCCGAGACCGGCCCCGATGCCCCCATCGACGTGACCCCCCTCCTCGACGATCCCTACGCCGCCTACGCCGCTCTGCGCGAGGCGGGACCCGTACACCGGATCACCGGCACGGACGGGAACCCCGCCTGGCTGGTCGCCCGTTACGACGACGTCCGCCACGCGCTCGCCGATCCGCGGCTCTCCCTGGACAAGCGGCATGCCGCGCCCGGCGGTTTCCGCGGCTTCGCACTGCCGCCCGCGCTGGACGCCAACCTGCTGAACATGGACCCGCCGGACCACACCCGGGTACGCCGCCTGGTGGTCAAAGCCTTCACCCCGGGGCGGGTCGACGCACTGCGCGAGCCCGTACGCCGGCTCGCGGACGAGCTGCTGGACGCCATGGCCGAGCGCGGCCGCGCGGACCTGATCGCCGACTACGCGGGACCGCTGCCGATCACCGTGATCTGCGATCTGCTCGGCATCCCGCAGAACGACCGCCGGGACTTCCTGGTCTGGTCGGACGCCCTCATCACACCGGACCCCGGCCGGCCGCACCTGATGAAGGAGGCGATCGGATCGATGCTGGAGTTCTACACCCGCCTGATCGCGGCAAAGCGCGCGGAGCCCGGCGACGATCTGCTCTCGGACCTGATCGCGGTACGGGACGAGCCGGGCGCGGCGGACCGGCCCTCCGGCGCGCAGCCCGGCGGCGACCGGCTCACCGAGGACGAGCTGACCTCGCTCGCCTTCCTGATCCTCTTCGCCGGCTACGAGAACACCGTCCACCTCATCGGCAACGCCACCCTGACACTGATCGACCACCCCGAGCAGCTCGCCGCGTTGCGTCGTAATCCGGCCGAACTGCGGCCCGCCGTGGAGGAGTTCCTCCGGTACGACGGTCCCGCGCCGCTGGCGATCCGCCGCTTCCCCAAGGAGGATGTGGAGATCGGCGGCGTACGGATCCCCGCCGGGGACAGCGTGCTGCTCTCGATCGCGTCCGCGAACCGCGACCCGGGCCGGTTCTCCGATCCCGACACGCTGGACCGCGGCCGTGACCTCTCCGGGCACCTCGCGCTGGGGCACGGCATCCACCACTGCCTCGGCGCACCGCTGGCCCGTATGGAGGCCGAGACCGCGCTCGGCGCGCTCATCGGCCGCTTCCCGGGGCTGCGGCTGGACATCCCGCGTGAGGAGTTGCGACACCGGCGGGCGCTGCGTTCGCGTGGCCTGATTTCGCTCCCCGTGACCTGGTAA
- a CDS encoding D-alanyl-D-alanine carboxypeptidase family protein — MAIDARVSKKAGAAAVIAVAGVSLMSPPAAARPDRPTGTLLAAADMATTATPGAPRSPRGLSALSWTVADADTGDILAAKKPHRRLAPASTIKTLFAVTVLPKFSAGAVHRVKAADLEGIGVGSSLVGVQQGHRYTVGDLWRGVFLPSGNDAVHVLASMNGGWEETAREMQKKARELGARDTTVKSPDGYDAPGQVSSAYDLTVFARAGLADEDFARYCRTARARFPSKGGAKIENTNRLLTGSHGVPRYPGIIGVKTGYTTKAGNTLIAAARRDGRTLLVTVMNPRSGETNAVYKEARSLLNWGFRNIDTARPVDTLPSLRTVPATQAHHDKPRTVAARAGRTPGVTRAGWTTGAGGSTRARWITKAGGITGTGGITGTGRSRQAVRTGHGVRTGHTTGAANAVRAVPGTAQAGARDGAYYRPAIAACTGIGSALLGAGGGLLAWRLRAGRNRRGAPGDRTS; from the coding sequence ATGGCAATTGACGCGCGTGTGTCCAAGAAGGCCGGTGCGGCAGCGGTGATCGCGGTGGCCGGTGTCTCGCTGATGTCCCCGCCGGCCGCCGCTCGTCCGGACCGGCCGACAGGCACGCTGCTCGCAGCGGCCGACATGGCGACGACCGCCACGCCCGGCGCGCCGCGGTCGCCCCGTGGGCTGTCCGCCCTCTCCTGGACGGTGGCCGACGCGGACACCGGGGACATCCTCGCCGCCAAGAAGCCACACCGCAGACTCGCCCCGGCCAGCACCATCAAGACGCTGTTCGCGGTCACCGTCCTGCCGAAGTTCTCGGCCGGTGCCGTCCACCGGGTCAAGGCCGCCGATCTCGAAGGCATCGGCGTCGGCAGCAGCCTCGTCGGCGTCCAGCAGGGCCACCGGTACACCGTCGGCGACCTGTGGCGCGGCGTCTTCCTGCCCTCCGGCAACGACGCCGTCCATGTGCTGGCCTCGATGAACGGCGGCTGGGAGGAGACCGCGCGCGAGATGCAGAAGAAGGCCCGTGAGCTGGGGGCGCGCGATACGACCGTGAAGTCCCCGGACGGGTACGACGCGCCCGGTCAGGTGTCCTCGGCGTACGACCTGACCGTCTTCGCCCGCGCCGGGCTCGCCGACGAGGACTTCGCGCGCTACTGCCGCACCGCCCGCGCACGGTTCCCCAGCAAGGGCGGAGCCAAGATCGAGAACACCAATCGCCTGCTCACCGGCTCGCACGGCGTGCCCCGCTACCCGGGCATCATCGGCGTCAAGACCGGCTACACCACCAAGGCCGGAAACACCCTGATCGCCGCCGCCCGGCGGGACGGCCGCACCCTGCTGGTCACCGTGATGAACCCGCGGTCGGGGGAGACCAACGCCGTCTACAAGGAAGCCCGTTCGCTGCTCAACTGGGGCTTCCGGAACATCGACACGGCCCGCCCGGTCGACACACTGCCCAGCTTGCGTACCGTGCCCGCCACCCAGGCCCACCACGACAAGCCCCGCACGGTGGCCGCGCGGGCCGGCAGGACCCCGGGGGTGACCAGGGCGGGGTGGACGACCGGGGCCGGGGGGAGCACCAGGGCCAGATGGATCACCAAGGCCGGGGGAATCACCGGGACCGGAGGGATCACCGGGACGGGGCGGAGCCGCCAGGCTGTACGGACCGGCCATGGGGTGCGGACCGGTCACACCACCGGGGCCGCGAACGCCGTCCGTGCCGTCCCGGGCACCGCCCAGGCCGGTGCCCGGGACGGCGCCTACTATCGCCCCGCCATCGCCGCGTGTACCGGCATCGGCTCCGCCCTGCTCGGCGCCGGTGGCGGCCTGCTCGCCTGGCGGCTCCGAGCCGGGCGGAACCGCCGTGGGGCGCCAGGGGACCGGACCTCGTAG
- a CDS encoding glutamine synthetase family protein, with product MVRVQLPLTGEALAHRRQRGSGAERSARPSEDGTMGSRAAEQCGDARQLAARLDAEGVRNVALTWVDNAGIARVKAIPAPRLPHAVERGVGMSPCFDVYTSDDAMTESEDLGGPDGDLRLFPDLDRITPLAAQPGWAWAPVDRYDQEGRPHPACQRLFARRMAERAAAAGLDLSMGFETEWVVTRAPATLTPAAEGAFEPLDHPCAGPAYGMTRIVELSDYLRDITEALALQGIDVLQVHPEYAPGQFEVTTAPGDPVRAADDAALVRETIRAVSARHGLRASFAPSVVAGQVGNGCHLHLGLYRDGQSLHRVPDTEWGLAPDAVAFLGGILGALPALLAIGCPSPASYLRLQPSHWAGVYQCWGLENREAALRLITGAPDDPDGGQAEVKTFDAAANPYLAVGAVIAAGLHGVETRAQLPAPERGDPGLLGVRERARRGIVRLPATLTEATDRLEKSAPLHEALGKVLHGAIIAVRRAEEARFAESDADEIAAATRWRW from the coding sequence ATGGTGCGAGTTCAACTGCCCCTGACCGGAGAGGCCCTGGCCCACCGGAGACAGCGGGGATCGGGCGCCGAGAGATCGGCACGGCCAAGTGAGGACGGCACTATGGGATCGCGGGCTGCGGAACAGTGCGGAGACGCCCGCCAGTTGGCGGCGCGACTGGACGCGGAGGGCGTCCGGAATGTGGCCCTGACGTGGGTGGACAACGCGGGCATCGCACGCGTCAAGGCCATTCCGGCTCCGCGCCTGCCGCACGCCGTGGAACGGGGCGTGGGGATGTCGCCCTGCTTCGACGTCTACACCTCCGATGACGCGATGACCGAATCCGAAGATCTCGGCGGGCCCGACGGCGACCTCCGTCTCTTCCCCGACCTGGACCGGATCACCCCCCTCGCCGCGCAACCCGGCTGGGCCTGGGCCCCGGTGGACCGCTACGACCAGGAGGGCCGGCCGCACCCCGCCTGCCAGCGGCTGTTCGCCCGCCGGATGGCCGAGCGGGCCGCCGCGGCCGGGCTCGACCTGAGCATGGGCTTCGAAACCGAGTGGGTGGTCACCCGCGCCCCGGCCACCTTGACCCCCGCCGCCGAGGGCGCCTTCGAGCCCCTCGACCACCCCTGCGCGGGCCCCGCGTACGGCATGACCCGCATCGTCGAACTCTCCGACTACCTCCGCGACATCACCGAAGCGCTGGCGCTCCAGGGCATCGACGTCCTGCAGGTCCACCCCGAGTACGCGCCCGGCCAGTTCGAGGTCACCACCGCACCGGGCGACCCGGTACGCGCCGCGGACGACGCGGCGCTGGTCCGCGAGACCATCCGCGCCGTCTCCGCCCGGCACGGCCTGCGCGCCTCCTTCGCCCCCTCCGTCGTCGCCGGACAGGTCGGCAACGGCTGCCACCTCCACCTCGGCCTGTACCGCGACGGACAGAGCCTGCACCGCGTCCCGGACACCGAATGGGGCCTGGCGCCCGACGCGGTGGCCTTTCTCGGCGGCATCCTGGGCGCGCTGCCCGCCCTCCTCGCCATCGGCTGCCCCTCGCCCGCCAGCTATCTGCGGCTCCAGCCCTCCCACTGGGCCGGCGTCTACCAGTGCTGGGGCCTGGAGAACCGCGAAGCGGCCCTACGACTGATCACCGGTGCCCCCGACGACCCGGACGGCGGCCAGGCCGAGGTCAAGACCTTCGACGCGGCCGCCAATCCCTACCTCGCCGTCGGCGCGGTCATCGCCGCCGGACTGCACGGCGTCGAGACCCGGGCCCAGCTGCCCGCCCCGGAGCGCGGCGACCCCGGCCTCCTCGGCGTCCGCGAACGTGCCCGGCGCGGCATCGTCCGGCTGCCCGCCACCCTCACCGAGGCCACCGACCGGCTGGAGAAGTCGGCCCCGCTGCACGAAGCACTGGGCAAGGTGCTGCACGGCGCGATCATCGCGGTCCGGCGCGCCGAGGAGGCCCGCTTCGCCGAGAGCGACGCCGACGAGATCGCCGCCGCCACCCGCTGGCGCTGGTGA
- a CDS encoding DUF427 domain-containing protein, protein MTAPHGHRIEIEEGTEHVRVVVDGRLLADSRRPLLLSETGYPVRYYLPPEDVRTDLLTPSDTHTLCPFKGTASYWSLSDGPEDIAWAYPEPHPEVARIKDHLCFYEAELAE, encoded by the coding sequence ATGACCGCCCCCCACGGCCACCGCATCGAGATCGAAGAAGGCACGGAGCACGTCCGCGTCGTCGTCGACGGCCGGCTGCTCGCCGACAGCCGCCGCCCCCTGCTCCTCTCCGAGACCGGCTATCCGGTGCGCTACTACCTCCCGCCCGAGGACGTACGCACCGACCTCCTCACCCCCTCCGACACCCACACCCTCTGCCCGTTCAAGGGCACCGCCTCCTACTGGTCACTTTCCGACGGCCCGGAGGACATCGCCTGGGCCTACCCTGAGCCGCACCCCGAGGTGGCCCGGATCAAGGACCATCTCTGCTTCTACGAGGCCGAGTTGGCCGAGTAG
- a CDS encoding metallophosphoesterase family protein, whose translation MTSTPSAQQPAKPERPRRSRKSLLGTPRFGIPAAAGAALALVGGVALWSTADRADAAPDRAPGAHTAGFTAVAAGDIAEKCTASNSACEHPKTAALVKKINPAFVLTMGDNQYDDARLKDFERYYDKTWGTFKDKTHPSAGNHETYDPDGELAGYKAYFGDVAYPEGKSYYSFDHDNWHFIALDSNSLDSAQLDWLRSDLAANSKKCVAAYWHHPLFSSGEHGNDPVSRPVWKLLHDAEAELVLNGHDHHYERFAPQAPDGKADKAGLVELLAGMGGADPYQIEEVQPNSEKRLTDTFGVVKLNFTDNGFSWDLVGTDGSTKDSSPSYECH comes from the coding sequence ATGACGTCCACCCCCAGCGCTCAGCAGCCCGCGAAGCCCGAGCGTCCTCGGAGGTCCAGGAAGTCCCTGCTGGGCACCCCCCGGTTCGGGATACCCGCCGCCGCGGGCGCGGCGCTCGCGCTCGTCGGCGGCGTCGCGCTGTGGTCGACCGCCGACCGCGCGGACGCCGCCCCCGACCGCGCGCCGGGCGCGCACACCGCCGGGTTCACGGCCGTCGCCGCAGGCGACATCGCCGAGAAATGCACCGCGAGCAACAGCGCCTGCGAGCACCCCAAGACCGCGGCGCTGGTGAAGAAGATCAACCCGGCGTTCGTGCTCACCATGGGCGACAACCAGTACGACGACGCGCGGCTCAAGGACTTCGAGCGCTATTACGACAAGACCTGGGGCACGTTCAAGGACAAGACGCATCCCTCCGCCGGCAACCACGAGACCTATGACCCGGACGGTGAACTGGCCGGCTACAAGGCCTACTTCGGTGACGTCGCCTACCCCGAGGGCAAGAGCTACTACAGCTTCGACCATGACAACTGGCACTTCATCGCGCTGGACTCCAACAGCCTGGACTCCGCACAGCTCGACTGGCTGAGGTCCGACCTCGCCGCCAACTCCAAGAAGTGCGTGGCCGCTTACTGGCACCACCCGCTCTTCTCCTCCGGCGAGCACGGCAACGACCCGGTCAGCCGGCCGGTCTGGAAGCTGCTCCACGACGCCGAGGCCGAACTGGTCCTCAACGGCCACGACCACCACTACGAGCGCTTCGCCCCACAGGCCCCGGACGGCAAGGCCGACAAGGCCGGGCTGGTCGAACTCCTCGCCGGGATGGGCGGCGCCGACCCGTACCAGATCGAGGAGGTCCAGCCGAACAGCGAGAAGCGGCTGACCGACACCTTCGGCGTGGTGAAACTGAACTTCACCGACAACGGCTTCTCCTGGGACCTGGTCGGTACGGACGGCAGCACGAAGGACAGCAGCCCGTCCTACGAGTGCCACTGA